The Rudaeicoccus suwonensis sequence GTCACCGACGAGATCATGCGTGCGCACAGGCAGGAGTTCGGACCGCCGACCGGCATGGACCTCGCGGCCGCCTGCGACAGTTGGGCGGCCATGCCGCTGCGGTTCGACCCGGGGACCTGCTGGAACTACGGCGTCTCCACCGATGTCCTCGGCCGGGTCGTCGAGGTCGCCTCCGGCGAGTCACTCGACGACTTCTTCGCCGACCACATCCTGCGGCCGCTCGACATGACCGACACCGCCTTCCAGGCGACCGACACCGACCGGCTGGCCGCCTTGTACCTCCGCGCCGGTGAGACCACCTCACGGTTCGATGCCTTCGGAGACGCCGCCGCACACACGCCGGAGTTCCTCTCCGGTGGCGGCGGGCTCGTCTCGTCGATGAGCGACTACACCCGGTTCGCCGAGATGCTGCGTCGCGGCGGCGAGATCGACGGCACACGGCTGCTGTCGGATCGCACGACCCAGTTCATGACCCGCAACCATCTGCCGGGCGATGCCGATCTGGCGACCTTCGGCATCCCGCTGTATGCCGAAACTCCCTTCACCGGAGTCGGTTTCGGCCTGGGCTTCGCCGTGACCCAGGATCCGGCCGCAACCGGAGTGGCCAGCTCCGTGGGCGAGTACGGCTGGGGAGGGCTGGCATCGACATACTTCTGGGTCGACCCGGTCGAGGACCTGACCGTCGTCTTCATGACTCAGCTGATGCCCTCCAGCGCCTACCCGGTGCGCAGTGAGCTGAAACAACTCGTCTACGCGGCCCTGGCCGGATGAGCAACGAGGTCCGACAGCGCGCTGACCAGCTGTGCGACCTCGGCCGGTTCGACGCGGCCCTGCAGGCGCTGGGTCCGGCACTGGCCGTCGCGCCGCAGGACCCCGGCCTGCTGCTCGTCGCCGCGCGGGCACATCTGGGCGCCGAGAGGTTCGCCGCAGCCGAGGACGCCGCTGTCAGTGTGCTGACCCAGGACCCTGCCAACCAGACGGCGCTACTCGTGCACGGCTACGCCTCGCTGGGACGCCAGGACTGGCTGACCGCCGAATCGGTCGCGCGGCACGGGTTGAGCGTCAACGCCACCGACTGGCGCTTCCACGCGCTGTTCTCCCGCAGTGTCGCCACGCGTGACCGGCGCCTCGCGCAGGTCGCCGCCGAGCAGGCCGTAAGCCTGGCACCACTGGAACCTGCCACGCACAGGGCGGCCGCCTTTGCGTATTACCCGCCGTCCGGCCTGCTGCCGATGCGTGACGAGCTCGACGCTGCCGAAGCGGCCCTGCTGCGTGCGCTCGAGCTCGATCCCAGCAGCACCGAGACCCTCAACAACCTGGGTCGCGTCAAGCTCGCCAAGGGCGAACGCGCAGACGCCGCAAACCTGCTCGCGCGAGCCGTCGAATCCGACCCGTTCGACACGATCCCCCGCACCAACATGGACATCGTGCTGCGACGGGAACTCGTGATCACCCATTTCGTGGTCGCCGGGTCATGCCTGCTGGCGGGTGCCATCGGCATCCCGACCAACATCCGGATCGCGCTCGGCGTGGCCGCGGTCATCTCGCTTGCCTGGATCGCCTGGGTCGCGCATCGGCTGCGGCGTTCCGTGCAGCGCAACATCACGGCATACCTGCGCAATTTCGCGCGCGCCGACCGGCTCGGCGCAGCGTGGGCGATCGGGCTCGCGCTGTGCGTCGTGGCGATGGTGGTGGGTGCGGCGATCGGACCGGCCTACATCGCTTTGCACCTGGGCCAGGCGATGCTGATCGTCGGCGTGATCCTCAGCTGGGGAAGCCGCTTCAGCCGGCGCCGGCGAATCTAAGAGATTGCGCGGGTAGGTGCTGGGTGTGGCGCCCACCGTATCCGCCATCGCCCTCCGTACGTCGCCGAATCGGCGACGTACGGGTGCCCGGGCTGGCCCCGGCACAGCGAGTGCATGGTCGAGATGACGATTACTTCCCAGTATCGCGACCGCGACCGGAAGTAATCGTCTTTCCAACCACCCCAGCGTTACTGCCGTGGCGTATGTGGCGGGTGGGAGTCACCGCACCACGCGAGGGTCGTCGTCGTCGCCGGATCGGCGACTTATGTGTGATCAGTGGGGCTAGTGCGTTTCGTGGTGCCGGTGAGGCGGAAAGATCGACCGAGTCGGCGACTTATGTATGTCGCGGCGCCGTGCCGCAACAGCCGTTCTCGCCACATCGGCGACTTATGTGTGACCACTGGGACGAGTGAGACTAGTGGTGCCGGTGAGGCGTCAAGATCGACCGAATCGGCGACTTATGTAGGCCGCCTCGGTCCGCGCCACCCGTTCTCGCCACATCGGCGACTTATGTAGGCCGCCCCGCTCCGCGCCACCCGTTCTCGCCGAATCGGCGACTTATGCCAGCGCGCGGGTCGCCAGATCGGCGACGTAGAGATCGCGCGGGTAGGTCATGGTCGTCGGGCTGGTCGGGTGTCCCAGCGGTGGGTGGTCCAGGCGGTGCGGATGAGGGGTCGGGTGATGATGATCGTGTTGGCCAAGGCGATGAACGCGTTGATGACGCGTTGGCGTCGTTCGGTGCAGATCTGGAGTTTGCCGAAGCCGCGGGTGTGCCAGGAGTTGGTCCGTTCGATGACCCAGCGGGCGCCTGCCTGCAGCGGGAAGCCCCTTGGTACTGATCACGCCGGTGCATCCGAGTTCGGTCAGCAGGTCCCGTGTCTTGGCTGAGTCGTAGCCGGCATCCAGGTGCACGGTGATCGCCTCGGGAAGGCCGACACCCATGCCGTGGTCAAACCGTGCGAGTGTCTCCAGGGTCGGGCGTAGCAACGGCGAATCGTGCCGGTTCGCTGGGGCGATCACGCACCCGACCGGGATCCCGGACCCGTCGGTCATCAACGATCGTTTGGTGCCGAGTTTGCCTCTGTCGACAGGGGATCGGCCGGCGGCTTGGCCACCGCAGGGTGCTTTGACCAGGCACCCGTCCACGGTGACGTTGCTCAGGTCCAGGCCCACGATCTGGTCGTAGGCGTCCAAGCACAACTGCTCCAGTGCCCGGAAAACTCCGGCGGTGATCCATTCATCGCGGCGGGTGCGGATCGTGGTGGCTGAACAGGTGGTGTCAGCGATCTTGGCGTAGGAGACCCCGAACACCAGGACCTGGACCAGGTTGTCGAACACGATCCGGTCGGGGATGCGTGGGGTGTGGCACCGGAGCGGATGAGTGTCGATGATCGGCGGGATCAGCGCGGCGAACTGGTCCCAGATCGGGTCAATGAGCCAGGATGGGACCGCGGGCACGGTGCATCCTGATGATCAGCGTTTTTCTCACAAATCACACTGATAACAGACACCGTGCCCGCCCCACGGCAACGCCACGCCGAGCACCTACCCGCGCGATCTCTAAGCTGTCGACCGTGACCGATCCCCTCATCGAATCCCTGCTGCGAGCTGTGCAGGCCGCGCCGAACGACGTTCCGCTGCGGCTGCACCTGGCCGGGTTGCTCATCGAATCGGGGCGATCCGGCGAGGCAGTCGAGCACTGCGCCGCCGCCCTGCAGGCCGACCCGGGCGATGGTCAGGCGCGGGCGTTGATGGCACGGGCACTCGGAGGTCCGGCTGCTGCCCCACCTGGTGGCGGCGGTGAACCGACGGGTGGTCCGGTCCCTCACCCGAACCCCACCAAGCCCCGGTCGCCCTCTGATGCAAGCGAATTCGACTGGACGCGCGCCGAGGCCGACCTCGGCCCGGATTCACCGCAGCCGATGTTTCTCGACGACGACGAGGGCCCTGCCGTCTCGGCATACGACGTCGAACAGGCGGGCGTGACGCTGCGCGATGTCGGCGGCATGGCGGCGGTCAAGGAGCGTCTCGAGGCGTCCTTCCTCGCGCCGATGCGCAATCCGGAGCTGCGCAAGCTCTACGGCAAGAGCCTGCGCGGCGGACTGCTGCTCTATGGCCCGCCCGGTTGCGGAAAGACCTTCGTGGGGCGTGCGCTGGCCGGCGAGATGGGCGCGTCGTTCATCTCGGTGGGGATCAGCGACATCCTCGACATGTACATCGGTCAGTCCGAACGCAATCTGGCCGAGTTGTTCACCCTGGCCCGCGCCAAGGCGCCGACCGTGCTCTTCCTGGACGAAGTCGACGCGCTCGGGCAGCGTCGCTCGATGACCCGCAACTCCGGCACCCGCAACACCGTCAACCAGCTGCTGACCGAGCTCGACGGGGTGTCCGCGAGCAACGACGGCGTGTATGTCGTGGGCGCCACGAACCAGCCGTGGGATGTCGACCCGGCGCTGCGCAGGCCGGGCCGTTTCGATCGCACGCTGTTCGTCTCACCGCCGGATGAGTCGGCGCGTGCGGCGATCTTCCGCACCCACCTGGCCGGGCGGCCGGTCGAGGGCGTCGATCTGAAATGGTTGGCTGCGCACAGCCGCGGGTTCTCCGGCGCCGACATCGCGCACGCGTGCGAGACCGGCGCGGAGCGCGCGCTGCTGGACGGTGTGCGCACCGGCAACGCACGGCTCATCTCGATGACCGACCTCAAGGCCGCCGTGTCGGAGGTGCAGCCGTCGACCGGACCATGGTTCGAATCCGCCCGGATGGTGGTCGAATTCGCCAATGCCGACGGCGCGTATGACGAGTTGCGCTCCTGGCTCAAGGGCAAGCGTCGCTGAGCGCTGCGGCATACACGATCCGCGCTCTTGTCGGCGTGTTCCGTCCGAATGACCGCGCATCGGCTAGCGTCACACCACATGACGTCTTCGAAGGGACACGACACGCCATGAGCAACTACCCCAACGACCCGAACCAGTCGGGCAACTACGGATCCAGCGACGGATCCGAGGGCAACCAGAATTACGGCCAGCAGGGTGGGTACCCCAACCAGCAGCAGAACTACGGCCAGCAGCAGGGTGGGTACCCCAACCAGCAGCAGAACTACGGCCAGCAGCAGGGTGGGTACCCCAACCAGCAGCAGAACTACGGCCAGCAGCAGGGTGGGTACCCCAACCAACAGCAGAACTACGGCCAGCAGCAGAGTGCGTACCCCAACCAACAGCAGAACTACGGCCAGCAGGGCTACAACCAACCCATGGGAGGGCCGGTAGCAGCACCTGACCATCCACGAGCGACGCTGACGATGGTTCTCGGCATTTTGAGCTTGGTCTGCCTCGGCCTGCTGGCCGGCATCCCGGCCATCGTGCTGGGCTATAACTCGCTGAAGGAGGTCAATGCCTCCAACGGTGCCGTAGGCGGCAAGGGCAAAATCAAAGCAGGCTTGATCTGCGGCATCATCGGCACCGTCTGGAGCGCGTTCTGGCTGATCGTCCGGTTCAGCTGACCGGACCAGCGATCAGTTGTTGTAGAGCCAGGCACCCCAGGGGGTCCAGCGATAGACGGTGAAGACCGCCAGCGCGGCGATGCAGATCACGGCGAACGTCCGTGACTTCGGGAAGATCTCGGCGCTGGCATCGCCGCGCCATCGACGGGCGGTCCACCGGCCGAGCAGACCCGTGCCGAGAATCAGGATCACGACTGCCGC is a genomic window containing:
- a CDS encoding serine hydrolase domain-containing protein, producing MTMAVSSSASRFSPDRLARIDEHLQRYVDDDRLAGWHLRITHRGETAYDQLHGMRDREASAAVTPDTLYRIYSMTKPVTSVATMMLYEQAALALNDPVSKYIPSFADLRVYTGGPAAKPVTRPATEPMRIKHLLTHTSGLTYGFHHVHVTDEIMRAHRQEFGPPTGMDLAAACDSWAAMPLRFDPGTCWNYGVSTDVLGRVVEVASGESLDDFFADHILRPLDMTDTAFQATDTDRLAALYLRAGETTSRFDAFGDAAAHTPEFLSGGGGLVSSMSDYTRFAEMLRRGGEIDGTRLLSDRTTQFMTRNHLPGDADLATFGIPLYAETPFTGVGFGLGFAVTQDPAATGVASSVGEYGWGGLASTYFWVDPVEDLTVVFMTQLMPSSAYPVRSELKQLVYAALAG
- a CDS encoding tetratricopeptide repeat protein, which encodes MSNEVRQRADQLCDLGRFDAALQALGPALAVAPQDPGLLLVAARAHLGAERFAAAEDAAVSVLTQDPANQTALLVHGYASLGRQDWLTAESVARHGLSVNATDWRFHALFSRSVATRDRRLAQVAAEQAVSLAPLEPATHRAAAFAYYPPSGLLPMRDELDAAEAALLRALELDPSSTETLNNLGRVKLAKGERADAANLLARAVESDPFDTIPRTNMDIVLRRELVITHFVVAGSCLLAGAIGIPTNIRIALGVAAVISLAWIAWVAHRLRRSVQRNITAYLRNFARADRLGAAWAIGLALCVVAMVVGAAIGPAYIALHLGQAMLIVGVILSWGSRFSRRRRI
- a CDS encoding IS5 family transposase yields the protein MPAVPSWLIDPIWDQFAALIPPIIDTHPLRCHTPRIPDRIVFDNLVQVLVFGVSYAKIADTTCSATTIRTRRDEWITAGVFRALEQLCLDAYDQIVGLDLSNVTVDGCLVKAPCGGQAAGRSPVDRGKLGTKRSLMTDGSGIPVGCVIAPANRHDSPLLRPTLETLARFDHGMGVGLPEAITVHLDAGYDSAKTRDLLTELGCTGVISTKGLPAAGRRPLGHRTDQLLAHPRLRQTPDLHRTTPTRHQRVHRLGQHDHHHPTPHPHRLDHPPLGHPTSPTTMTYPRDLYVADLATRALA
- a CDS encoding AAA family ATPase encodes the protein MTDPLIESLLRAVQAAPNDVPLRLHLAGLLIESGRSGEAVEHCAAALQADPGDGQARALMARALGGPAAAPPGGGGEPTGGPVPHPNPTKPRSPSDASEFDWTRAEADLGPDSPQPMFLDDDEGPAVSAYDVEQAGVTLRDVGGMAAVKERLEASFLAPMRNPELRKLYGKSLRGGLLLYGPPGCGKTFVGRALAGEMGASFISVGISDILDMYIGQSERNLAELFTLARAKAPTVLFLDEVDALGQRRSMTRNSGTRNTVNQLLTELDGVSASNDGVYVVGATNQPWDVDPALRRPGRFDRTLFVSPPDESARAAIFRTHLAGRPVEGVDLKWLAAHSRGFSGADIAHACETGAERALLDGVRTGNARLISMTDLKAAVSEVQPSTGPWFESARMVVEFANADGAYDELRSWLKGKRR
- a CDS encoding DUF4190 domain-containing protein, producing MSNYPNDPNQSGNYGSSDGSEGNQNYGQQGGYPNQQQNYGQQQGGYPNQQQNYGQQQGGYPNQQQNYGQQQGGYPNQQQNYGQQQSAYPNQQQNYGQQGYNQPMGGPVAAPDHPRATLTMVLGILSLVCLGLLAGIPAIVLGYNSLKEVNASNGAVGGKGKIKAGLICGIIGTVWSAFWLIVRFS